The Rubripirellula tenax genome contains the following window.
GGCGCCATCCTAACAGCGGCGAAATCAGCACCGCGACGGCTACCAATCCGAACAGCACCGCGAGGCTGATCTTAAACGGAAGTACAATCGGCCAAAGCATGATTCAGTGAGATGACCTCGAAGACCCAAAAAGCGAACAACAGAAAACTCACGCCATGCGTAACAATCGCAAACACTTCGGATCACTTGCGAAACTTCCGTCGCGTGCAGTTCTCCAAACCTTACCGCTATCGTATCGACATCGACTATCACGATGCAGGTAACCATCAACAAATCATCTGCTTCGTAATCGTTCAGGTACAACGCCGTTTCATTCTAGGACCTGCAGTCATCAGGATGGTGGTTCGTATGGATTGGTCGACCCACGACGAGACCGGTTGGCGGACGCCGATTTTTTCGGAACATGGTTTGCCAGACGAATCCAGCCATGAACGTTTCCAAGGAACAGCCCGCCGATGATGCCGAAAGCTGCACACCCTGCCGAAGGTGGATACGGAACGTTCGGCTCTGGACCAAAGTAGAGCAAAGCCGAAGCCCCGAACGAAACGACGGTGGCGGCGATCCATTCCGGAATCCTTTGACCATGCACCCGTTTTCTCGCGTCATTTCGACCGATCACGACATGCAGGGCTCGGCCAATCGCCCAGGCGATCGACGCAATCGCGAGTACCCCGCAGAGTTCGCCCAGGTAGTACATCAAAGTATCTGCTCAGAAGGGAGGTGCCTGCTGGACACGTACTTCGCAAGCCGCAGTCTTGTGGAAGAACGCTTTTCCAACAACAAAGACTCGGTCGCCGCGGATCATAAAAACGGCGGAGTCAACGATGCTGCCATTATGATCGAAACCACGATTACCCCGGATCAACCGGTTTCGCACTCTCCGCCAACCGTGCCGTAACAATCTCTTGGTTGAAGGAGGAAACGAATTCGTCAAAATGACTGCCGTTTGAGCCCTGGAAAATGTACACCGTTCGCGTGGGTATCTCGGTGTCGAACGTCGCCCAGCGAATCGGACCGTGAATCCAGGGAGCAAATTGTAATGCTAGATAAAGAAAACAGACGATTGCGGAACCGGCGGCTGTGTAAACCGATCTCTCGAATCCAAGCAATACGTAGCCAACGGCAATCGGACCGGCGACCAAAATGAGGATGCCTTTTAGGTAACGCCCGCGGTCAACGGACTGCAGGGGATACGGATAAAAGGTCTTCACGGGCATTTCATGAGACCATTCATCAAATCCGTTTCGGTATCGCCATCGGGCCACGCCTTCATCGACGGACAAGTGAACGGACATGGTTTGCTTACCTGCGTTGTAGGAGAGCATGGGTAACTCCGTACGTTAGAATCGATTGAGTTGCGCAAGAGACCGACAACCAACACCGAGCAAGGCGGTCTCCACTCGGGTTACAAACGCCTGTTTCTACAATTCGCATACGGCCGTACTTCAACGCCGCCTTGGATTTCCAGAACAACCGATTCAATGCTGTGTTTCATCAGTTTCGAATCGTATAAAAGCAACGACAGTCGCTGCGCCGCGCACGTTCATCATTCGGATCGCTCCAATATCGAAACGACACGGGCCGCAATGGCGACGCCCAGCAAACGGTGTTGATCAACATCAAGATGCACACCATCGACGTTGCTGGTCGTGACGACAACGCCGGCGTCTAGGAAGTCACAGTCCAAGTGATTCGCCACGTCGCTTATCGCATCAGCTAGTCCGACAGACTTGAGCTCAGCGGCCTCGAACTTGGAAGCAATATCGCCTTTCGCTTGCTTAATCGGCGGCGGAGCGACAAGCATGATTTCGGGCATCGGCATTCCACATTCGATGGGAGCACGGCGAATCGCAGCAACTAACGCGGCAACGCCCTGCGCGGACTGCCGTGCAGTGGTTCGATGCACAGACTGGAAATCGTTCGCACCCAAAAACAGAATGACGAGCGACAACGGCGAATTCACTTCGATCCGCTGCTCGATCCCAACGAGTCCATTGCGACCAGGCTTGAGCGGATCTTCCCAGACGGTTCGCCGACCATTGAGACAATCTTCGATCACGCGGACAGACCACTCCTTCCTAAGAAGTTCGCCTTCCATCACTCCTGGCCAACGCTCGTGAAACGGAAGTCGGTTGCGAGTTCCCGGTATGATCCCCCAACTAAGTGAGTCGGCATAAACAAGGATTTGGTTCACTCAACCATCCCTCCAAGGCATAGCGTCTGGGTTCAACGATCGGCGTGATCAAAACACTCGGGCAGCAATCTCAACGGGTCGTCCCTTTGCCGGCATCATCTCGGAGTCGTCGCAAATGGCGCTGCAACCAATTGAAAATCATCTTCGTAGATGACGTAGCCCGGTGTTGCTGTCGTCAACTGTCGAACCGGTATTCCGCATTCCGCAACAAGGTAGGCGAGGTATCGAACGCGAGCGACACAATCCACCGACTCCATCTTAAACCAGCAAATTCCATCGTCGCTACGATGGGGACGCCGTGAAAGGGCAAAGCGGTCTGGTATTGGCAGGTTGGTGACGAACCAATCCAAGGTACTGCGAAGCTCATCGTGGAGATATTTGGGGCCAGTCTCATGTTCCAAAATATCGTATGCCGCACCGAAAACGCCTTCGGGTCGGCCGGGCTCACGATTCGGGTCGCAGGCGACGAAGCGGATGAACACAATTGGGGTCGATTGAAAGATGTCGCGAAAATCGGCTCGATCAAATCGACGTTTTTTTCTTTGCGTCAAGCAAGCCGTTTGTTGAAACAGTCGGTCGAGTCGATTCAGGGGACGTGCAAAGTTGTCGAGCCATCGTAGAGTTGCAAAGGACCAGACGAAGCAAGTCGGCAAGGTTACGGCAGACGGCCACAATCTTGCGATGAAAGTGCCCTCGTCCGCAGGACCGATCAGTCCGCGACGCAGTACAACGCCTGATTGCTGCGCAGATAGATTTTGCCATCCGATACCGCGGGGGACGCGTTGAAATCGGTTTCGTCGTTGGCAAACACGTTCTGAGCAATCGGTTCGAACTTATCGCCGGGCGAGTAAACAAACGTGCCGCTCTTGCGAGTCACGACGTAGATATTGCCGCCGACCAGCACGGGTGATGCGTAGACCGGGCGTCCGCTTTGTAGGTTGCCGACGCGTTCCTTATAGACGACTTCGCCGTCTTTGGCAGAAGTGCAGTACGCGATGCCGCGGTCATCGATCCAATAAAAGCGTCCGTCATGAAGAAGCGGTGTTGCAACATAGGAACTGGACTGATTTTCCCAAAGGACGTGCGTGTCGGTTACGTCCTGGTCGCCGCCCGCCTTGACGGCGATGCTTCCCGACGCACGGTATCCGCCAAAACTGTAAACGGTTTCGCCATCGACAATCACCGATGGCGAAACGTTTCCCGTCATCGGCGACTTGGCGTACCATTTTAATTTTCCGGTGCTCGGGTGCAGCGACCAGAGTTCGCCGGGAACGCTGATGACAAGTTCTTGGTCGCCACCGCTACGGGTAACGATTCGGGGCGTCCCGTAGGTCAGTTCCAGCATCCCCGCTTCCTGGCGCCATCGCTCTTTACCAGTCGTTTTGTCGATCGAGATGATTGCCTTGGCTTCTTCGGCCGCGTTGACGATCACGGTGTCCTCGAACAGCACCAAACTTGCCGCGGATCCCCATTGGCGATTGCTGGACTCTTTTCCGACATCGACACTCCAGTTCTTTTTCCCGTCCAAAGTGATACTGTGAACGCCACCTTTGCCTAAGAATACGTAGACGTCTTGGCCATCGGTGACCGGCGTGTTGCTGGCGTAACCGTGTTCGGTGATGTACCCCTGGTAACCGTCTTCGCGATAGTCGATCGGGAAATCGACCGACCACTCTTCCTTGCCCGTGTTTTTGTCGAAACATAGAACCTGTCGTTTTCCGTCACCATTGCCGCTGACATAGCAAGTCACGATGACACGATCGCCTACGATGATTGGACTAGACGACCCCGAACCGGGCAAATCGACCTTCCAAGCCAAGTTCTCGGTATCGGTCCAGGTTGTCGGCACGGAATCGCCGGAACGCGCCGCGCCGTCAGGCCCTAAGAATGCCGGCCAATCGTCCGCGTTTGAAACAAAGATTGAAAGGCAGACAAAGAGTGAAGCGATTAGAGATCGAAGCATGTTGGGATTCCGTGGGTGCGGTGGTCGGTCGGCCCGATGCAATCAGGGCAATTGCGACGACGGCCTAGGTTAGCGTACCGAAGAGTTTGTGTTTTCGTCGAGCGGCGATTGCGGCACCGGTCAGAATCGCGATCGCTGGATACGCTACGGCTGGCAATCGGAACGCGACATGGGTGCCAATCGGTTGGGATTCTGAATCTTTCATTTGCCCGATCGATGCCATGATCACGTCGAGGACTTCGTCGGACATCATCGGCGCACTTCCGCTGGCGATCAGTTCCAGAGAACGATGCAGCATGACGGTGGATTCCAATTGCACGTTCATCCATCGACCGTCGGCAATGGCTTCGACGCTCGGCAAGTCGATGCGGTCGATCGCGATCATCCCACCGGAACCGCCGAACCAGGAATGAATGATCGCGTCGGCAATTCGACTCTGTCGCGTCGACGCACGCCCGATTACGGAATTGATCGTTGAAATTGCGTCGAGATCCAGTTGCCACGGTGCTCGTGAAGCGTCAGCGGATTCGCTCTCGCGGCCGTTTAGATTCCAAGGTGCGAGTTCGATAAGCTCGTTGTCTGGATCATCATCGGTTGATGTGTCAGGGGTCGAAAAATCACTAGCTTGAGATCTAGAAATCACCGACGCGATTGCCAACTTTGATTCCGAATCATCGTCGAGACGCGTCTGAACTGCCTCGTCGACGCGAGTTGCTGTGTCGGTCGACTCAACCACGTCCGTGGCAACGATACCTGCCAGCGCCGCGTCGACTGCGACGGCACGAACTGCCAACAAAGACTGTGACGCCGAGGCAGGTTGTGGTGTCGAAGCGGACGGTGCCGCCGAAGCAGAAGGTGATATCGAAACGGATTTCGAGGCGGTAACGGGCTGTGCGGCTTGTGTCGGCGGCGATGTTGCAAAGACGACCGAAACACCTGCCGCCGTGGGGGGTTGCGCAGTGACAGTTTCGACGCGAATTTTCTGTGGCGTGTCAAAGCGATTATCTGAATGCCGCCCCCTATTTGAATTGCCGATACGATCAAATCCTGGCCTTAGCGAGCTCACCTCATTCGGTCGCGTGGCGTCTTGGTTGCGAAGACGGTCGCGTGAACCGAAATGGTCTTGGTGGACGTCATTGTCGAAGACGTCAGCGGCGAAGGGGTTCCCCGCCAACAATGATCGACTCTCCAGTGCTTCGATACAGAGCAACCGGCTTTCCGTTCTATCGTTCACGACTCACCTCGCAACTGTTGCAGGTTATACTGCTGGGTCTTCAACGCGGCATGGTACTGGTGCATTTGCGGTGCCAATGAGATCGCGATTCGCTGGTGTTCGATTGCGTCTTCATAGATGCGTCTGGCCGTCTCGGGATCACCAATACGTTGTGTCAAAAAAGCCAGATTGTTAAGCACTCCGCCAAGCATGTTTTGGACTTCGGCATCGTCAACGAATACCAGCTTCAGCATTCGACCGTGGTCGGCGGCCTGCCGAAGTGCATCGCTTGCTTGCGACAATTGATGGGTCGCCGCCAACGAAAGCCCTAGTTGATTCAGGCTGATGATAAGATCACGACGGTAGGTCGGTTGATCGGGCCATCGGGAGATGAGTTGCTGTCCGATCTTGACCGATTGCTGCAGTGACTCAACGGCGCTGGCGTGGTCTCTCATTTGGGATTGCGAAGTCGCCAGCGTGTTGAGTGTCAGCATGACTTGGGTTGCCAATTTCGGATCGGCCGGATCGGTTTCTAACAAGGCGACTTGATAACGAAGTGATTGACTTGCCAATTCGGCCGATCGCTCGGGCGCTCGCTTCGCCAACAAACCCGCCAAATTCGAGCGGACGGTGGATTGAAGCATCTCTTGACCGTCGGCCGATTCCAGCAGTTCGATCGCATGCTCGAAAGTCTGCTGTGACTCGTCGA
Protein-coding sequences here:
- a CDS encoding SGNH/GDSL hydrolase family protein, with the protein product MNQILVYADSLSWGIIPGTRNRLPFHERWPGVMEGELLRKEWSVRVIEDCLNGRRTVWEDPLKPGRNGLVGIEQRIEVNSPLSLVILFLGANDFQSVHRTTARQSAQGVAALVAAIRRAPIECGMPMPEIMLVAPPPIKQAKGDIASKFEAAELKSVGLADAISDVANHLDCDFLDAGVVVTTSNVDGVHLDVDQHRLLGVAIAARVVSILERSE
- a CDS encoding outer membrane protein assembly factor BamB family protein, producing the protein MLRSLIASLFVCLSIFVSNADDWPAFLGPDGAARSGDSVPTTWTDTENLAWKVDLPGSGSSSPIIVGDRVIVTCYVSGNGDGKRQVLCFDKNTGKEEWSVDFPIDYREDGYQGYITEHGYASNTPVTDGQDVYVFLGKGGVHSITLDGKKNWSVDVGKESSNRQWGSAASLVLFEDTVIVNAAEEAKAIISIDKTTGKERWRQEAGMLELTYGTPRIVTRSGGDQELVISVPGELWSLHPSTGKLKWYAKSPMTGNVSPSVIVDGETVYSFGGYRASGSIAVKAGGDQDVTDTHVLWENQSSSYVATPLLHDGRFYWIDDRGIAYCTSAKDGEVVYKERVGNLQSGRPVYASPVLVGGNIYVVTRKSGTFVYSPGDKFEPIAQNVFANDETDFNASPAVSDGKIYLRSNQALYCVAD